CGGTGGGGTACATCTGTGGAAAAGGCAGGAACCTGGGCCTCTGAGTTCCCAGCCAGGCTTCCTCTACCTCTGCCCATCCCTGGCAGCTGACAGGCCCCCACTAGGAACACGAACACACACGCAGGTTCACGTTCACTCCGCCCCTGATAAATGGATACGCCCTCTAGACACACACATTTAGCTTCTGGGAAGGGTGAGACTATTTGCACGAGGTGGCAGCTGTACCCCTGATAAGAGAATGTGACCCAAGTTTAAAGAGTGAAGATGAGTAATTAGCAGGGGGACCCACCAGCTGGAGCCCAGCCAGGAGGGGATATCATCCCACAGGGTCCACCACCCCTCCCTCTACCAAGCCCTGGTCCGGAGCCCACAGTCCCTCCTCTGTCCCAGTCTCCTGACTCCAGCCCGGGTCAGCCTCCAGCCCTGTCCCCAGCCTGTTTCTGGCCCAGAGCCAGCTGGAGGGCCTGCCGCACAGTCTCCACGTTGTTCAGAACGTTGTATCGACTCAGGGCCACCAGCCGCTCAAACTCCTGGGGCTCGTAGGTGAAGTTCATCATGCCATAAGGGGTGTCTGGCCCATTGATGACAAAGTCCCCACAGGCTTTCTCCTCATCCGTCTGTCGTTCCACACCTGCAGTGGGACGGGGAGAGAGTCTGGGCTAGGGCACTCTGTGGCTAGGAGCTGCCAGTCCAGAAACCCCCCTTCCCTAGAGCATCTGGCTGGTCTGTGGGCTCTGCCTGGGGCCACATCTCAGCTCTCTCGCCCACCGGGAGGAGCCGGGCCAGTGTGCATGCCGAGTCCAGGAAGCAGTGGCCAGCTCGGGGCCTCCAGGAGGTACACTGTCCTGGGTCCAGCACCCCATCACCACCCCAGGGCTCCGTGGGCCAGACCCAGACCTTCCCCTCACCTGGGGCCAGGTGTGTGCGGAAGGTACggttgaccagggggaagtgcaGCACGATGGGTGAGCGCGGGTCCTCGGCCTTGGCAAACAGGTAGCATTCACGGGGCTCCTTCAAGTCCTCAGGGGGCACCTCAGTGCTGGGGAAGGAGATGCCTCGGTCCAGGCAGTACTTCTCTGTCATCTGTAAGACCTGGGCAGACACCCAGCCCTGTGAGCTTCCGGCCCTGCCTGAGGCGCCCTGGACTCACGCTGGCCCAGGCTTCAACGCCAGCCCTGTCTCCCAGCAGCCGAGTGACTACAGGCAGCAAGAAGAGAACCCGCATCTGGGCGTGCAACCTGTCCATCACCCCACAAGCCTCGAGGGACCCACTGACAGAGACTCCCTGGAGGGACCCTGATGGCTCTGTTGTTACCATAGCAACAAAGGGACAGCAAACCTGAACCCAGGCCCAGATAGGAGCAAGGAATCCTATCAGGAACAGCAGCGTCCAGAACAGGGGTCTTCTCTTCACCGGGATAAAGTCTCCCGAGGACTCCCTCTGGCCTCCTCTCCTGAACCCCACTCTCCTCCATCACCTCAGCAGTCCTCCCCTTCCAGCTGGGGAGACCAATGCTGCTAGCGGTGATCGCAAGGTGCCTGCCCAGGCCCTTCTCGACACCCAGCCAGGCTGCCTTGGCAAGGACCCCCCACCCCGCACCGTACCTCAAAAGGGGCATCCAGGGAATAGTCGAAGGACAGAATGAGGTCCACGGCTCTCTGCGGCTGCAGGCTCAGCGGGAACGGAGAGTTGATGGCAAAGCCTCCATCCACCAGGTACAGACAGTCCCGCATGGGAGTGAGCTGGTTGGGGAAGGCGTCCGGGTGCGAATCTGCGAGAAGACAAATGCTTGCTCTCTGCAGCAGCCCTCTTCTCTGCGCACTGGGAATGCCCCACTGTTGAGAGTTCTCCTCTTCCTACAGCCACGGGGTCTCCCACCGCAGCCCCCGGCCTGCCTTAGCACAGTCATCACAGTCCTTCCCCCACTAGCCCCTGGGCAGCAGGAgccccccccacccagcccccaggtcaaaaggtaGCACTGGCCCCAGGGAGCCAGAGGCACAGGCAACAGGCGGGACCCCGCCCAGAGCAGCACCCACCTTTCCAGGCCAAAAACTCCCTGCCAGACACATAGTCCTTGTGCAGGCAGAGGCCCTGGGTGAAGTTCGAGTTCTGGGCTGAGGTGAAGCGGTAGGTGAATATGTCCAGCACAGCCTGGGAGAAGGGCCCTTGCGGGGTGAAGAGCCTGGTTTGCAGCCTCGCTGGGTCATGCAGCTGGAGCTTCTGGCGGTCGTctaggtgggggtgggatggtgaAATACCGTGAGAAGCCCTCCTTTGTCCAGCGGTCCTCACATCTCAGGGGAGCCCCTCTGTCTCCTCCCCAcgtctctcctccttccccaccccgccTCCTGGGTCTCTGACCACTGCTTCCCCGAACcccttttaaatgactttttctttcatgttccCCACGTTTTGAAAGTTGACATGCACGTATTAAAAAAGTTGAAAGTTGACATTGCATGTATTAAACAACATCACCTACCCTTAAAGTTGCATATGCAACTTACAACCAGAATTTCACCCATTAAACACCCACTGAACAGTTACCATGTGCTGTGGTGGCcactgtgctgggcacagggATGCAGAAGTGAACAGGGCCTGACCCTGGCCCTCCAGGGCTCACGGCCTATTTAGGGGAGAATCTAAAGAGGTAATAAATGGTGACAGTGTCCCGAGGTAAGGACAACATGGGATGTGCCTACGGTTCTAGGGAACCTTGGTGGTCAGACCCTCGATCAGCCTGGAGGGATGGACTGGAACAGAGACGTCCCCTGACAAAATGATGTCTGAGCTGAACTTTAAGAACTGAGCAAAAGTTATCCAGGGAAGAAAAGTGGGAAAGGTATTCTATGCAGCAGGGGCTGAAGGGGAGCTCTGAGGTGGGGGGACAGAGTGTCAACCAGATACCCAGTGGCCCTGGGCTGAGTTGATCTAATGGGAGCCCAAGCGGAGAATTAAAGGCACAGGTTTATCACGGAGCACTCACAACTCCCACTAGGTTTTCTGACATGGGTTCCCCACCCCTTAGCCTCTCTGTAGACCTCTGGGCATCCAGAGACCCTAAGCTAGAAGTCATTTTCTCAATATTTCTCTGAACCGAGTAGGACATCCAAGTCCTTCACTGCCTCCTCCCACATTGCTCATGCTTCTGCCAGGGCCCTGCTGCTGGAAAGTGGTATTGCGGGGGCtggcaggggggaggggaggtttgGGGGAGCAGGCTCTCTGCCCTCACCTGTGATGTTTACACTGCCTCTGCACCTCTGTAGGAAGCCGAGGTCCCAGCTGGCGGTCTTCAGGAAGATCTCATCCAGGCTGGCTGCAAACGCGCTGCCCCATATACCTAAGGAGAAAAGCAAAGTCCCCGGCCCTCACAAGTCCTCCACCGGCATCACCAACTCAGGGCCTGGTGCCTGCCCTGTCCCCTTGTCCCCAGGCCTCTGGCCTAGACTCACCCTGCAGGTAGCAAATCCGGGGCTCGGGGCGGAGCTGCAGCAGTCGCCCCATGAAGAACTCTGAGCTAAAGAGCTCAGTGGGAACATAAGCGCCATACTTGGGTAAGCCGACCTCATGGGGGGTGAACTCGCACCACTCTGGGGGCGCAAAGAGGAGGGAATGTCACCAGGGGCTTCCCACCAGGACCCCATGCTTCCCCTGAGCCCTTGTGACTTAGCAGGTATCTCTGCCTTGTCAAGAGCAGGAGGCAGCAAGCCCACTGTGCTCCAAGGCTCCCACCTGTGCCCTGACAGCCCTGGCCTCTACATCCTCACACTGACCATTGCTCCCACCGGCTTCCTAGGTTCCCACGCCCAGGCACCTGCAAAGTCTTCCCCACTGATGTTGCTGCGGACGTTGACACTGGCGTAGATGGGGTAAGGGTTCTGGCCCTGGCTGACCGCCTCCTGCTGGTCAGACAGCTTGGCAGGATTTTCCTGGTCAGGAAAGAAGGGAGGCCACTTGGCCTTTAGGGagttccctttccccacccccatggcCTGAGGCTCGGCACCCTGCAGGTGTGGCGTGCCCACGAGACTTTGGTTGCTAAGGCCAGGGCTCTAGAGACAACTCTCTAAGGGACAGGCTTTGGGCTGCAGCAGAGGTGAGGCCACATGGGGTTCGTGCAATTCCAGGGGCTTTGGACCCCCTTCCCTCCCATTCAAGAAAGCCTATCAGAACCCAAGGGAGTcaagtgacatttttaaaagaataactggggcttccctggtggtgcagtggttgggagtccgcctgccgatgcaggggacacgggttcgtgccccggtccgggaagatcccacatgccgcggagcggctgggcccgtgagccagggccgctgggcctgcgcgtccggagcctgtgctccgcaacgggagaggccacggcagtgagaggccaaaaaaaaggaataacTGAAAATCCAATCTACtttctttgaaaaagtaaatCACTAGAAAACATGTATTCTTTTCTTAGACATCACATTCATAACAGATAGCCACACACCAGTGGGCCAGGCCCCGCCGGGCCCCAGGGCTGAGAACCTCGCTCAGCTCTAATCTCATCTCCCGATGCATGCTGGGCCTGCAGTTCTAGGAGAAGCCACCAGGTGGCGAGAATCATGTCTGCTTGGCCGTCGGGCTGGAGTGGCATTCTGCCTCAGCAGGAGGTTGAAATCATTTGGGACCCTTTCAAAGCACACTTGTACTAGGGCTCGACCCCTCACCAACCAAAACCAGTATCTCTGGAAGTGAGACCTAGGCATGGTGTTTTTGGAAAGCTgtacaggtgattctaatatgcagacAGACCTGAGAACAGCAGACCAGCCTCTCCCTCCCAGGGAAAGTGAGATGAAGCGTGTCAGCCCACCCAGAGATCCCACCCCTTGCCCCCAGGGAGCTCAGACTTAAAGGATAGCTTTGCAAATCTCAGATCTTAGCCTAATGGGTAAGGCAGAACTAAGTGCTGGTGGACAGGAGCCATGTTCATCTATTACCTGTTCTTCTCTTACCTCCTGGTATAGGAAATATTCAATAAGAAGCCCCCAGAGGTCGATGAGGGAAGCGCTGTGGCCACTGCTTTCCCGGATCCCCAGTTCCTGGGCATAGTACTGCAGGCGTTCCATGGACATTAACCCCATCTTACTGCTGCAGACCCGCGCCTGGGCGCGCTCAATAGGGCCCTTCAAGGCCACCTGGGACCAGGCTGGGTCCTTGTAGAGTGTGGAGATGCACCTGGGCATGGAGGGAATTAGGAGCGTGGGAGCACAGTAAGGGGAGAGAGGGATACAGGTGTCTCTGagtcacccctcctcccccatcccttgcACCCACTGGCCTGCACCACCCACTCAGAGGGCCCTGGGGACTCAGTCCCTTACTGCCCTTCCTGACCCCTTTGgatccccgcccctccccaccagATCACCAGGTCATACCTCTGCCTCTTCAgggctctccttttttttttgccctgccCCTACCTCACTTACCAGGTGGACCCAGAGACTCCGCTCAGATAGGTCACAGTGTCCAGGACGCCGAGCTCCTGTAGCCCGGCCAGGCTGCCATAGAGGGAAGACATGGCTCGGGTTCCACCTCCCGAACCCAACACAGCCACCACAGGCACCTGGGCACAATAATAATCATGATAACATCTACCCCCACTATTGTTCATATATTATTGCTTAGCATATCAGATATTGGTCTAAGAGCCCAACTTGTATCATCTCTTTCAGTCTTCAAAGAAACCCAAtggtatccccattttacaggtgaggaaactgaggcacaggaagttAGATAATGTGCCCACGATCATACCATCAGTAAGTAATAGGCTGTCAGACTGAAGCAGTATAACCTCAGAGATGGCTCTTAACGTTGTATCAAGAAAGTATGTACCTGGGAGGTATATTGGATTCACTCAAAACAGctaaagcagggtttctcaaccttggcactgttggtaattttggaccagataattctttattgTGAGGAACTGTCCTGTGCGTTATAGGATGTTTGGCAGCGTTCCTGACCTTCACCAGGCAGATACCAGTagcatccctctcccctcccctagtTGTGGCAATGTCTCTAGACAGTGACAAATGTCCCC
Above is a genomic segment from Pseudorca crassidens isolate mPseCra1 chromosome 1, mPseCra1.hap1, whole genome shotgun sequence containing:
- the PLA2G4F gene encoding cytosolic phospholipase A2 zeta — translated: MLWALWPRWLTGKELSLVGAVLLQKRQKREPQWRRWWRETHPYYDLQVKVLRARNIRGADLLSKADCYVQLCLHTASPSPAQTRVVANCRDPEWNETFHYRVHSAVKNVLELTLYDKDVLDSDQLSLLLFDLRSLKPHQPRRHTFPLSHQDSQELQVEFLLEDSQVPASEVITNGVLVAQPCLRIQGTLRGDGTAPHQEYGSRQIRLAVPGAYEKPQLLPLQPPLEAGLPATFTFHVNPVLGSRLEVELGEKLTALQSGPSAELEVQTSKLGEAGILLSSLALGREQQHVVALGEGQEVAMSVKAEVSSGDLDLRLGFDLCDGEQEFLDKRKHVVSKALQQVLGLSQAPDSNQVPVVAVLGSGGGTRAMSSLYGSLAGLQELGVLDTVTYLSGVSGSTWCISTLYKDPAWSQVALKGPIERAQARVCSSKMGLMSMERLQYYAQELGIRESSGHSASLIDLWGLLIEYFLYQEENPAKLSDQQEAVSQGQNPYPIYASVNVRSNISGEDFAEWCEFTPHEVGLPKYGAYVPTELFSSEFFMGRLLQLRPEPRICYLQGIWGSAFAASLDEIFLKTASWDLGFLQRCRGSVNITDDRQKLQLHDPARLQTRLFTPQGPFSQAVLDIFTYRFTSAQNSNFTQGLCLHKDYVSGREFLAWKDSHPDAFPNQLTPMRDCLYLVDGGFAINSPFPLSLQPQRAVDLILSFDYSLDAPFEVLQMTEKYCLDRGISFPSTEVPPEDLKEPRECYLFAKAEDPRSPIVLHFPLVNRTFRTHLAPGVERQTDEEKACGDFVINGPDTPYGMMNFTYEPQEFERLVALSRYNVLNNVETVRQALQLALGQKQAGDRAGG